AGATGGTACCCGGTTGGATGATGGCTTCTATAATAATTGGGGCCATACTTATTACTTCCAAAAAGATGGTTCTCGTTTAGATAATGGCTTTTATAACAATTGGGGTCACACATACTACTTTGGTCAAGGTGGTGTTCGGTTAGACCTTCCGGATTATTCTTGCGCCGTTCAATTTGCATATTAAGCATTTGATTCCATACAAAACGAACACAACCGAAGGTTTGCCAGAGCTGATTTCGTTGTGCTGAATTTGGATAGATGCGCATTTTAACAGCTTTTAGAACCATTATTTTCTCCCTTGACTTTCAATATATCGTTTTACAACTTCTAAAAGCGCTCCACCAGTGCTAATTAAGCAATATCTTTGTGTCCAAAAGGCTGATTCCCAAAGATATTGCTTGATTTCTGGAAATTGTTTTTTGACCATTCTGGAGCTAGACGATTTGTAATCATTTAAAAATTTAGCCATTTCCGTATGAGGCGTTGCTCTAAACAAAACATGTACGTGGTCCTGATCATGATTCCATTCTTGCAAATTAATGCCGTATGCTTGTCTCACAACTACAAAACGATGTTTAAGATATTCAGATATTTCATCGTTAATTACTTTTCGACGATACTTAACCACCATTACCAAATGGTAATTAGGTAAGTATACTGAATGCTGATTTCTATCTAATTCTATTGTTATCACCACATTTTATAGATATATACTAAATATATCATAGAACAAAAGAAAAAGCACTAACGTGCTTTAAGAGAGCGATTCATCCCCTACTTATAGAAGTGGGGGTATTCTCGCAAATTTATGGATAAAATATGGTTCTAAAAGCTGTTAAAATGCGCATCTATCCAAATTCAGCACAACGAAATCAGCTCTGGCAAACCTTCGGTTGTGTTCGTTTTGTATGGAATCAAATGCTTAATATGCAAATTGAACGGCGCAAGAATAATCCGGAAATGGTGGTTAAGTATCGTCGAAAAGTAATTAACGATGAAATATCTGAATATCTTAAACATCGTTTTGTAGTTGTGAGACAAGCATACGGCATTAATTTGCAAGAATGGAATCATGATCAGGACCACGTACATGTTTTGTTTAGAGCAACGCCTCATACGGAAATGGCTAAATTTTTAAATGATTACAAATCGTCTAGCTCCAGAATGGTCAAAAAACAATTTCCAGAAATCAAGCAATATCTTTGGGAATCAGCCTTTTGGACACAAAGATATTGCTTAATTAGCACTGGTGGAGCGCTTTTAGAAGTTGTAAAACGATATATTGAAAGTCAAGGGAGAAAATAAATGGATTTTAAGCTTATGCCACTTAATGAAAAAGATTTACCAATTTTTGTTCCTGCAATGAAAGATTCGTTTAATCAAGCAGCTCAAGTACAGGATAGCTCCTTAGAAGATGTATTACCGACTGAAGATATTTATGTATCTCTTACTTGTGATAATGCCCATGGATTTAAGGCGGTTGTAGATCATGAGATTGTGGGTGGCGCAATTGTACAAATCGATGATCAAACACATCACAATCATTTAGACTTTTTATACGTTGATACTGCACACCAAAATAAAGGAATTGGTTATAAAATTTGGACTGCATTAGAGCAGAAATATCCACAAACAGTTCTTTGGGAGACATGTACCCCGTATTTTGATAAACGAAATATTCATTTTTATATCAATCGTTGTGGCTTTGCTGCTGTAGAATTTTATAACCAAAGCCATCTAGATCTTAACTATGAAACTCAGGATGATACTAATAATGAAATGTTTCGCTTTGAAAAAATAATTACTTTAGACGATTAAATGAAAGTAAACTGTCATATCGACCCTAATATTGAAGAGGAACACCTCGATTTATTTGTCCGTGAAATGAATCCCCAAATTAATAACCTCTTAAAAGGTTTTACAAGTACCGAACCAGTATTATGGTGTTATGACGCCGATCAAATTATCCCCATTAAATTCTCGGATATCTTTGAACTAACTGTCGCTAAGACTGGTACTAAAATTTCAACAAAAGATCATACCTACTTTTATCGTGAACGGTTATCCCACTTCAAAAGCAATCTTCCGAATGATTTTATTGAAGCATCTGTCAGCACTATTTTTAATTATCATTACCTTGATCACCTTGAGTTATTAGATAATGGTTTGATAGATGCAATTTTAACAAATGGTAGCCATATTCAGATTTCGCGACGAAAAATCAAAAATTTGAAAGCGAGGTTAGGACTATGAATGAAAAAATATGTCAAATATACGATTGGTTTCTCAGGAATTGGTGTTCTAATTGGCTTAGCAATCTCTTTAGTTTTCAACTATCTTAACGGCAGTACCACTTACTACCCATCATCCCCTAATTTTGTTAACCAATTCGCTCATCCCCTTAACGGCGTAACTGTTTCTGTTATTTTATGGATGCTAATTGGCTGTGTTTTTGGGTTTGGCAGTTTAATTTTTGAATTTAAAAATTGGTCACTGCTAAAGAAAACGATCATTAATTTTTGTGCTTACTATGCTGGCTTTGCGCCATTAGCAATCCTATGCGGTTGGTTCCCATTGACTTGGATTAATTTTGCCATTTTCACGCTTATCTTTATTGTAATTTATGTCATAATTTGGCTTCTTAATTGGTACTCAATAAAAAAAGAGATTCGCTCAATTAATCAGCAAATCAAAAAGTAGATGGCAAAGAGAAAGAAAAAACAAAATTTAATATATCTATCACTTATTATAATCGTCGCGGCAATAATCGGTGGGAGTTGGTTTTATTCTCATCATACGCGGGAGGTTAGTAATTCATATGCTGTTAGTGAAATGGCTACGTTAAGCAGTGGCGCAAGAGTATATAATTCACTTTCAGCAATTCAACGCGCCAACCTGCCTGATCAAGCCTTAGTTAAGGTCAATCGCTACTATCTGACTTCTAATGATAACGATGATACTTACGCACGGATTAACTATAATGGAAAAAATTATTTTGTTCGGGCCACCGATATTGAGTTGAAAATGAATAACGAAATCAATAGTTACCTTACTCAATCTGGTCTTCCACACGCTAAAATTACTAAACAAATTTCAAGTATATTTGAACAACGCGGGTATAGTACTTCATCTGGAAATCCTCGTGGGGTCGTAATTCATGATACTGGGAATGAAAATTCAACGATTAGTAGTGAAGTATCTTACATGAAGCAAAATTATAGTTCAACTAGAGTGTTTGTTCATACATTTATTGATAATCAACAAATTATTAATATTGCGGATACAAAATATATGGCAGAAGGAGCAGGGCCATATGCTAATCCATATTTTGTCCAGTTTGAAATGCCTCATGAATATACCGCAGCTTCTTTTGCAAACCAGCTTGGCAATGCTGCTTACTATACAGCCTATATCTTAAAACAGAATAATTTGCCCGTGACGAAAGGAACCAAAGATGGTGGTGGCACTGTTTGGACCCATGCAATGATTTCAAGTTATCTTGGTGGAACTGATCATGAAGACCCAATTTCTTATTGGTCGACATCGGCTCGTAAGGTATTTGGAACAACTTATAATATTAATAACTTTGTTGAATTAGTCCAGGCTTATTACAATCAAATGTGAATGAATGTCGAATTAGGAATCTCAACATTTGGTGAAACGACCCCACTCGAAAAAACTGGTAAGGCCATTAGCCATGATGAACGGATTAGAAATCTTATTGAAGAAGTAGAATTAGCCGACCAAGTAGGAATCGATGCATATGCTATCGGTGAGCACCACCGCAAAGACTTTGCAGTTTCGGCACCTGAAATCATTATAGCGATGGCGGCCGCAAAAACAAAACAAATTCATCTTTCAAGCGCCACTACTAATTTACCAACGATTGATCCAATTCGGGTTTTTGAGCAATATGCCACAATTGATGCAATGGCTCCTGGAAGAATTGAAATTATGGCTGGTCGCGGATCATTTACTGAAGCTTTTGACTTATTTGGTTACGATCTTGATAATTATGATGAACTATTTAAAGAAAAATTGGATATGCTAGTTGAAATTAACCGGAACGAAATTCTTGATTGGCCAAAAGGAAAGTTCACGCCAAAAGTTGACCACATTGGAATCTATCCTCGGCCAAAGAAGCCCTTGAAAATATCACTAGCTACTGGCGGCAATCCTAACTCGACCATTAGAGCGGCCGAAATGGGACTACCAATCGTTTATGCAATTATTGGTGGTCAGATGGATGCCTTTAAGCCATTAGTACAGCTCTATCGTGTTGTGGCTGAAAAAACAGGTCACAAATTAAGTGAAATGCCAGTTTCGGCTCACTCGTGGGGATGGCTAAGCGATGATAAGGAAAAGGCAATCAAAGAATATTTCTATCCAACTAAATTACTTGTTGATACAATTAGTAAAGAGCGGCCACAATGGACTGGCATGACATATGAACAATACCTTGAAAGTATTGGCGAAAACGGTGTTATTTTTGTTGGGAATGCCGATACGGTTGCTGACAAGATTATTAAAATGATGGAAGTGCTTGGCTTGAAGCGTTTCTACCTCCACTTGCCAATTGCCTCAATGCCCCATAAAGATGTATTAAAAGCAATTGAAATTTATGGGAAAGAGGTTGTACCAAAAGTTAAAAAATATTTTAAGGATAAAAGTAAATTGAATGACTTTTCAATTAAATGGAAAGAATAAATGGAATCACTGAAGCAAAATTTGTTGATCGGTCTGAAGAGAATAATCTTAATCCTAATTATCTTCCAATTAAAGATGCCGTTAAATGATTATTTCCTGGGAAATATTCCTTCAACATATCCCTAGATGATTACTAAAATTGTTGAATTAGCTCAACGTGCTCCATCATGGGTAAACTCTCAACCTTGGCAAGTATATTGTGCGATGGGCGATACATTACAAGAAATTAAGAATGCTTATCGTGATCAAGATATTGCAGGTAACCAAGGGGATTCAGATTTGCCAGTGATGAGCCGTGAAGATTGGGCACCGCAAACCCAAGATAATATGAAGCAATGGCGGCATGGAATTGTTCATCATTTTGCTAATTTTGATGAAGCTCATGAAAAGATGACAAATGCTAGTAATACTTTATATGATTCGCCTGTAATTCTTTATATTACTATTCCTAAAGCTTCACCAGATTGGTCGATTTTTGATGCGGGCTTATTTGCTGAAAATATTATGTTAGCTGCAACTGCTTATGGTTTGGGAACGATTCCAACCTATAACAGCGTTCGTTTCCCAGCGATTCTTCACCAAACTTTGAATGTGCCAGACGATGAACGGTTTATTGTTGGTATCTCGCTTGGTTATTCGGCTAATACGACAATTAATAGCTACAATTCAGAGCGTCGACCTGTAAATGAAATTTTGCATTTTGACTAAATGACTATATTTGTAATTCTATTAATCTATAAATTCATTAAAGGAACATTTGAATATGAAAAGGTAACACGATTTGAGCTAATAATTATCCCAGTGTATTCTGCAATTATGATGGTCTTGAGCTTAGAAAACGTAAGATCTTTAACGGCAGCTGGACTTACAATTATTCTTCTAATCTTAGGTGCTTCGATTGGCTTTCTACAGGCAAGTAAAACGCAGATTAAAGACACCAATAAACTAGATTCCCATCAACGACCGATTCTGAAGATTAAAAGGAATTGGCCGTATCTTGTGGGCTAGATGACTAATAACGATACAAGGATAGAATTAGTAACGACAGTAACTCCTGAACATTGGGATTTGCTTCTCAGTGCTGATCCAAGTAAGAAATTAGTTCAAAATTATCTGCAATCAGGGATACTTTTTGCACAGTCTAAAGATGGTCATCCCATTGCTGTAATGGTTTTGCAAGAACTTACATCGGATAAATTAGAAATAAAGAATATTGCTGTTGATCCACGGCTTGAAAATCACGGAATAGCAACCAGGCTATTGCAGGATGCCGTTCACTTTGCAAAGGTACATCATTATCAACAATTGCAAATTGGCACTGGGAGTACGAGCTTTAAGCAGTTATACCTTTACCAGAAAATAGGTTTTCGCGTTACTGAGATTAAAAGGAACTTTTTTGTTAAAAATTACGGACAACCTATTCACGAAAATGGTCTATTGTTACGGGACATGTTGGTGCTAACATTAGCTATCTCAGATTATTATTCCTGAATGAAAAAGTATGATGATATTCTGATCGGATCAGGGCCAGCAGCCTATAAAATGGCTAATCTTTTGGCTAAAACCGACCGTAAAGTATTGGTAGTTGAGGGTTTCGAATATGGGGGAACTTGCCCTAACTATGGGTGCGAACCAAAAATTTTTCTAGAAGGAGCTGCCCGGACTGTTCTCCAATCTCAGCAACTTCTTGGTCGAGGCATTAGTCAACCAGCAAAATTAGATTGGGAAGCATTAATGCAGACTAAGCTTAAGCGGTTTGATCCATGGCCAGGCGAAACTCGCGATATTATTAAGAAAAGTCATGATATTGAAGACGGCTACGCAAGTTTTGTAGATAACCATACTATTAGTGTAAACGGTCATCAATACCAGGCCGATCGTATTATCATTGCGACGGGGCAAACACCAAATATTCTGAATATTTCGGGTAAAGAGTATCTTCATACCAGTTATGACCTCCTCTCGTTAAAAGAACTTCCACAACGGATTACGATAATCGGTGCTGGCTTTGTGGGCTTAGAGTTAGCAACCCTTGTAGCAGCTGCTGGCGCTGAAGTAACAATCGTTGTTCATTCTGACCGCGTCCTTCGTGAATTTACCAAGGCGGAAGATGAAGCGCTAGTTAATGCGATGAAGCAACGGGGAATAAAATTTAGCTTTAATACTGATACGCAAAAAGTAACTCAAGGGAAAGACGGCTTGCTCGTTACAACTAATCATGGTGAAGTACAGGCTGACTATGTGCTTGATGCAACCGGTCGTCATCCAAATATCGAAAAATTAGCGCTTGAAAATACTGATATTGAATATGATCGTCATGGTATTAATGTCGACGGTCACTTGATGACAACGGTTGACGGTGTGTATGCAATTGGGGATGTTATTAATCGGAAACAACCTAAATTAACACCGGTCGCTGAATTTGAGGGTCAATATCTTTTTGATTATTTAATAGGTAAAACGGATCAAGATATTGTTTACCCGACAATTGGTCAAGCAGCCTTTACATTCCCAGAGGTTGCCCGTGCCGGTGTTAATCCAGATGATGTCACTGGTGACTCACAATATCAGGTTAAGACAGTTGCGCTAAAATATGGTAGCCTTTACGCAGGCCAAAACGATCACATCAGTACCCTTACTTTAGTCTTTAAGGATCAGCAATTGGTAGGGGCAAGTGAAATTGGCGATTATGCGGCTGATGATATTAATAACTTCTTGCCAATTATTGGTTTGAAGATTAATGGGGATGAGTATCGCCAAAAAGTAATGGCGATTTATCCAACGTTAGGCGATAAGGTTGCTGGATTGTTGCCTTAAATGTTACAAGTTAATACATTATTTATCATGATCGCCAGTATTCTCGTGTTATTAATGACACCAGGACTGGCTTTTTTCTATGGTGGTCTAGTCAATCGGCGCCATGCTAATAACATGTTGCTAACTGTTTTTATGATGTGTGGCTTAGCCGTGATTCTTTGGATTACAGTAGGCTACTCTCTTTCATTTTCCGGCAACCATTGGGGAATAGTCGGAAATTTAAATAATACATTAATGATTCATGTGCCAATCGATGCTATCACTAAAACTGGCATTCCAATTGGCGATTATGCAATGTTCATGATGATGTTTGCAATTATTACCCCGGCAATCTTTTGTGGATCGGTCGTCGGCCACGGACGCTTTAATTTTTTAATAATGTTTACCATTTGCTGGTCTATCTTTGTTTACTACCCCCTTGTGCATATGGTTTGGGCACCATATGGACTATTGGCAAGATTAGGGGCAGTTGACTTTGCTGGTGGATTAGTTGTTCATGTAAATGCGGGGATAACGGCCTTAATCCTTTCAGCCTGGGTTGGTCGACGGAAAGATGTTCATTCTCAACGCAATAATTTATCGTGGGTATTAATTGGAACAGCCCTTTTATGGATTGGTTGGTACGGCTTTAATGCTGGTTCGGCCCTCGCCGTTAATGATACGGCCGTACAAGCCATGTTAACAACGACCATCTCATGTTCAAGTGCAATGGTAACATGGATGTTATTGGATCGTTATCAGTTTAATCATGTTACCCTAGCTGGTGTCTGTAATGGTGCAATTACCGGTTTAGTAGCAATCACTCCTGGAGCAGGCTACGTTACACTAGGTGGTTCAATGATTATTGGAATAGTCGGTGCAATCGTTAGCCAATACTTTATTACTAAGATCAAACCACAACTGCCAATTGATGATGTTGTTGATGCATTCGGTTGCCATGGGGTTAGTGGTATCTGGGGAAGTATTGCAACTGGTATTTTTGCTAGCCATCAGATCAGTCATCTAGTACCTAATGGGCTTTTATTTGGTGGTGGTTTGCACCTTTTGCTTGTTCAAATCTTCGTTACCTTATTGACAATTATATTTATTGGTGTGATGGATATTATCTTAATAAAACTGCTCTCAATTGTTTTACCGGTTTCGATTGATAATGAAAAACTGGCGGCGATTCAAAGTAAGTGAATGAATAATCTATCACGAGAAGAACAAATTGCCTTAATCTATGACAAATGGCAAAAGATGACAATTACTAGTGATCCAATGTTTGGACTAGTAATGCAAAATAAAGAAATTTGTTTAGAGTTAATTAATAGAGCCCTGCCAAACATTAAAGCAAAACAGATTATCCAGTTAGACACCCAAAAAGATATTAATATTGTTAGTGCCCATCGTGTTCGCTTTGACGTTTATGTTCGTGATGATAAAAATAATATCATTGTCATTGAGATGCAAGTTAATAATCAAAATAACATACCAGCACGCTTACGTTATTACCAAGAACAGGTTAATCATGAGCTATTAAGACCTGAAAATAATTACTCAGTACTCAATAATTACCCTACTTATATTATTATGTTTTGTAATTTTGATTATTTTAAGCAGGGATGGGCACTATATGAATTTAATCTTACTTGTACTAGAGACCATAACTTGAAATTTGGTGATAATCGGACAGTCGTTATCTTCAATGCTCTTGCTAAAAAATTTGATAAAAATGATAAACCGATTAAGAACTTCCTTGCTTTAATGTGCAATCAAGGCGACAATAAGAATAGATTTATTGCACAGATTCAAGACGAAATTGATAAAGTCAAACAAGATCCAGAAAGGAGAAATGGCTTTATGAAGTACGAATTAAACTTGATGGACGCTAAAATGGAAGCACGAGAAGAAGGAATGGCAAAAGCAAAAAGGGAAGATATTAAAAAGTTAATTGACTCTCTTTATGAACTTAATATGAACTTAATATTAAACCAGAGATCATTAAACAAAAAGTTATGGAAAAATATAATTTAAAAAGGGAGCGAGACAGAAGTCACTCGTGACTTCGTTTTTCGACGCGAAGCTAGCCTCTGGGAGCCCCCGCAAGCAACAATAGGCCTTCAGCGTTCGACTTTGCCGGACGCTGAAGGCCATTGTTGTACTGCGCTGTTCGTATTTTATGGAAGTGACCTAACTTATGTCACAGCTCATGAACAGAAATCAACATCGGAAGCCGTTTTATCGTCGACCATGGTTATGGATAATAGTTATTTTATTATTAATTGGTGGCGGATGGTTCATTAGTAGTCGTAATCAGGCACAGGAGACTCAAGAGGATGCAGTAGTTAAAACAACTAAAGAATCGGATAAGAAGAAAAAATCGACAAAAGAATCTAAAAATAAAGAAAAAACTAGTTCTGTCATCAAATCTTCCAGCGGTAAGGAAAGTCAACGGGGGTCTTCGATAATCGGCCAGCAATCTCAGCAACCGAATGATGAGAAGAGCTATTCAAATAATAGTAGTCCAACGATTCCTTCAACAACTCAACAGCCTAATGATGGAAATACAGCCCCCGCGAGTGGTAAAGAACCAGAGCCGTGGGTTGATCCGGATAACTATGAACCAAATTCAATTATTGGTGATCGTTCAACAATGTATTGCTACTTACCGGGGCAATATCCATATTCTGGGATTGCTCCTGAAAATGTCGTTTATTTTGATTCATTAGCTGATGCTCAGGCAGCTGGATATCGGACCCATCAATAAATGAAAAATCCTTTTAATCCAAGTTTTGGTATTCAACCAACTGTGTTATTAGATCGCGAAGAAGTACAATCAAAATTGGTTAAAGACATTAAAGCGCTTGATACTCCTTATCGAACTACTTTGATTTATGGAAATCGTGGAGTTGGAAAAACAGTTTTTATGAATTCTGTTGGAAAGCAGATTGATCAAGATCCGACGTGGATAACTATTCACTTAATTATTGGAGATAATATGGTGGGACGTTTGGCTGAAATGATTTACCAACAATCAACAAATAAAATCAAAAAAGTATTCGACCAACTCTCCGATATTAATTTTGAAATAGGCGGATTAGGCTTAAAATTCACTCTTAATGATAAACAAACATCAAATTTTCAACTTGTATTAAAAAAAATGTTAAAAATATTAGACAAAAATAACCAGAAAGTATTGGTAATGATTGATGAAGCTCAAGAGGTAACGGGAATGGTTGAATTAGCATCAGTATATCAAGTCATGATTAGTGAGGGGTTACCAATCTCAATAATCATGACTGGATTACCCAAAAATGTTCAAGAATTGCAAAATAATCATGTATTAACTTTCTTATTACGTAGTGGAAGAATAAGTCTTTCTCCACTGAATTACTATGATATCAGAGCGCAATACCAACAAGCATTGAAAGTACGAGATCCGGAAATTTCGCCAGAAGTGGTTCGTCGCGCCGCTCTTCTTTCAGACGGATATGCATATGCCTTTCAATTGCTTGGTTATCTTTTATGGGAATCACCGGATAAACACATTACGATGAAAACTATAGATAGTATCCAGCCAGAGTATCAAGCCCAATTAAGTCGAAATGCTTATAGTAAGATGCTTGAAGAATTATCTATTATGGATCAGCAATTTGTTATTACTATGGCTAAAGCTTCTGAGTACCCTGTTTCAACTAGTTGCTTAAGAACAAAATTAAAGAAAAAGCCTGGTTATATTGGAATGTATCGTCGGCGGTTAATGGATAGTCAACTCATAACACCAGCAGGATATGGAAAGCTAAAATTTACGCTGCCATTATTTAAGCAATTTTTACTTGATGATGGTCAGTATTTAGTTAATTATAGTTAAATGGAAATAGGTAAAGAATACGCGTTAAATAACGGTGATATCATTACCGTTACTCAAGCATATTGGCATTACGAAACTAAAGAAAAATTTTACTCAATTACCACTGATAAAGGGACGGATTGGATTATTAGTGAACAGAAATTATTAAGTCTTATAGCTAAGAAAAGAACAACTGGTGAAAAACTAGCATTATATGCTGATTATTTTGCAGGTCGTCCTGATGTATTTGCTCAAAAGTGGAGTAATGGTAAAGGATATAGTCCAGCATTAAAAAATTGGCGAAGCTTTTATCAATTGCGAAATAATAAAGAAGCATTGTCAAAATTGAAGAAACAATATCTTCCTTATTCTAGGAAAGTAATTTATGAGCAGATTTCTTCTTCAGATAAATATCATCGTTACGGGATCTATCCTTTATTAAAAGATGATAAAACAAAGTTATTAGTTTTTGATTTTGATAAACATCAATCAACCGCTGAACCTTATAAAATGACTAAGGCAGTAATTAAGACTTGCCAAAAATATGATCTTAACTGTCTTCCTGAAATATCATCATCTGGTAATAGTTATCATCTGTGGATATTTTTTAGTCAACCAATTGCGGCAAGTACAGCTAGGTTTCTTGGTAAATTGATTTTAGTAGAGTCGATGATTACTAGTGAAAGTCTTGATTTGTCATCATTTGATCGTATGATTCCTAATCAAGATCGATTACCTGAAAAAGGATTTGGAAATTTGATTGCTTTGCCATTAAAATGGAGTGATGTAAAAGAGAAAAAGTCTATTTTTACTGATAATAATCTTCAGCCTTTAGCACTGTCACAGTTATTTGACCAATTAGAAAACACAAAAAAGTATAGTGAAGAAGAAGTAAAAAATTTCATTAGTCAAATTACTAAAGATCTGAAAATTCTAAAGGGCGAAAACTCTAGATTAATTATCCCGTTTTTGCAAAATTTTCCTAAAAAAGTTGAAGGCTTTATTGCTGGGGAAATATTTATTAATCGTCAAAATTTAACGCGTCAAGAGCAATTATCATTATTAAACTTAGCTACTTTTAGTAATCCAGAATATATTAAGAGACAAAGAATGCGCATGCCTGTGTGGGATGTTCCATCAATTTTAACAGCAGCAAAAATTGATGGTAAATATTTACGATTGCCACGAGGAGTAGAGTCGTCATTAAAAGATAATTGTCATAGTTATTTAAAAGAACAATTTACTCTGTCCAAAGCGTTGAATGTTGAATTTACAGGTACCCTACGGCCACAACAAGAAGAAGCAGTAAATAAAATTGATAAAAATAAATTGGGGATGCTGTGTGCTCATACTGGATTTGGAAAAACAGTTGTTGGATGTGCGCTAATTGCAAGGCGTAAAGCAAGAACATTGATTATTGTGTCTACCGTTAACATCGCTAATCAATGGCGAGATGCTGCTTTAAGATTTTTGAAAATTAAGGATGTGCCATATAAAGAATTAACTAAGACTGGACGATGCGTTAAGAAAAAACAAATTGAAAT
The genomic region above belongs to Limosilactobacillus reuteri and contains:
- a CDS encoding ammonium transporter; this translates as MLQVNTLFIMIASILVLLMTPGLAFFYGGLVNRRHANNMLLTVFMMCGLAVILWITVGYSLSFSGNHWGIVGNLNNTLMIHVPIDAITKTGIPIGDYAMFMMMFAIITPAIFCGSVVGHGRFNFLIMFTICWSIFVYYPLVHMVWAPYGLLARLGAVDFAGGLVVHVNAGITALILSAWVGRRKDVHSQRNNLSWVLIGTALLWIGWYGFNAGSALAVNDTAVQAMLTTTISCSSAMVTWMLLDRYQFNHVTLAGVCNGAITGLVAITPGAGYVTLGGSMIIGIVGAIVSQYFITKIKPQLPIDDVVDAFGCHGVSGIWGSIATGIFASHQISHLVPNGLLFGGGLHLLLVQIFVTLLTIIFIGVMDIILIKLLSIVLPVSIDNEKLAAIQSK
- a CDS encoding Rpn family recombination-promoting nuclease/putative transposase, giving the protein MNNLSREEQIALIYDKWQKMTITSDPMFGLVMQNKEICLELINRALPNIKAKQIIQLDTQKDINIVSAHRVRFDVYVRDDKNNIIVIEMQVNNQNNIPARLRYYQEQVNHELLRPENNYSVLNNYPTYIIMFCNFDYFKQGWALYEFNLTCTRDHNLKFGDNRTVVIFNALAKKFDKNDKPIKNFLALMCNQGDNKNRFIAQIQDEIDKVKQDPERRNGFMKYELNLMDAKMEAREEGMAKAKREDIKKLIDSLYELNMNLILNQRSLNKKLWKNII
- a CDS encoding AAA family ATPase encodes the protein MKNPFNPSFGIQPTVLLDREEVQSKLVKDIKALDTPYRTTLIYGNRGVGKTVFMNSVGKQIDQDPTWITIHLIIGDNMVGRLAEMIYQQSTNKIKKVFDQLSDINFEIGGLGLKFTLNDKQTSNFQLVLKKMLKILDKNNQKVLVMIDEAQEVTGMVELASVYQVMISEGLPISIIMTGLPKNVQELQNNHVLTFLLRSGRISLSPLNYYDIRAQYQQALKVRDPEISPEVVRRAALLSDGYAYAFQLLGYLLWESPDKHITMKTIDSIQPEYQAQLSRNAYSKMLEELSIMDQQFVITMAKASEYPVSTSCLRTKLKKKPGYIGMYRRRLMDSQLITPAGYGKLKFTLPLFKQFLLDDGQYLVNYS
- a CDS encoding TOTE conflict system archaeo-eukaryotic primase domain-containing protein, yielding MEIGKEYALNNGDIITVTQAYWHYETKEKFYSITTDKGTDWIISEQKLLSLIAKKRTTGEKLALYADYFAGRPDVFAQKWSNGKGYSPALKNWRSFYQLRNNKEALSKLKKQYLPYSRKVIYEQISSSDKYHRYGIYPLLKDDKTKLLVFDFDKHQSTAEPYKMTKAVIKTCQKYDLNCLPEISSSGNSYHLWIFFSQPIAASTARFLGKLILVESMITSESLDLSSFDRMIPNQDRLPEKGFGNLIALPLKWSDVKEKKSIFTDNNLQPLALSQLFDQLENTKKYSEEEVKNFISQITKDLKILKGENSRLIIPFLQNFPKKVEGFIAGEIFINRQNLTRQEQLSLLNLATFSNPEYIKRQRMRMPVWDVPSILTAAKIDGKYLRLPRGVESSLKDNCHSYLKEQFTLSKALNVEFTGTLRPQQEEAVNKIDKNKLGMLCAHTGFGKTVVGCALIARRKARTLIIVSTVNIANQWRDAALRFLKIKDVPYKELTKTGRCVKKKQIEIISGTRNHPSKLVDIINIRKLIHLSAIERTKLFQDYEQIIVDECHHISAVTFEKTLVEANTRYVLGLTATPERKDGLENFMYYRCGNIIYQAQDSEKEYLISRYIYPRYNSFLEAKSKLERDTYAQKIRLIAENNDRNDQIVKDALQALSEGRHILLLSERIKHLNELYAKLKQKNSKVYLTTGTQKLSIKLSKIKDPYILLSTGKYVGEGFDLPSLDTLFLTLPFSWKGNTKQYLGRLERSLDKKDELRVYDYVDIADETFAKMYRKRVRVYKQQGYSFVHSKQWNSYSTAYYTKNDYLQVWRQDLANAKKAFICLKRINQKQIEMLNEMVKFSQISLTLGKKQRNCDYKLLSNKVDFKLKEQIGNNICVFDQKICWYGDLNFGGNSYKNSSAIRLVNTELAKKITSSKYQI